Genomic window (Cucumis sativus cultivar 9930 chromosome 2, Cucumber_9930_V3, whole genome shotgun sequence):
CTTACCCTCTTAAGTCCAAGAAGATTGAATCCAAAATTAGAAGATGATTGTATCCAAAATGGTAAGAAAGGAATGGAAATGATGAGTATTAGCTAGAAAGGCAGGTAAAGGGCATAAGAGGAAGGGATATTGACAAACAACATTTATTAGATGTTTGTATGATAGTGAAAGAGCAACCTACATGTCTCTATcttgttaatattttgttcatcCCTTATAAGGAACAAATGGAACCACCCTCTGGGCTCTGCAATTTCACCAGTTGTAATATGTAAGTTGTAACTTCcactttctcttctttacATTCCCCACATTCCTCATTTATATActcctctttcttctccacttTCCTTCATCCCTCTCCGCTGTTGCCTTCTCTCAGTTACATCTTCATCCCTTTTAATCGTTTGACTATCTGATGCATAAATGCAATTGCACTCTTgggattttttctttttatggctGTTTGTCCTGACAAGGAATTCAAAATTGATGTGcatttttgcttttctttgcGCCTCAATTAGTTTATTCCTCTCAAGAAACTAATTTCATGGCATTTGTGAATTTCAGGGACAAAACCACAGAAAGAGATGAAACTTCATATGATTTTCTTGTTTGGTATTTGGCTGACGCTGCTGTGCTCTTCACCCGTATGTGCTCGAACTGCTGCTAAGCCTCCTGCAGCTAGTCCGATTCCTGCACCGGTACCAGCCCCAGCACCTGCACCAGCTGGCGATCATGTTGACCTTGCTGATTTGCTTACAGTAGCTGGTCCCTTCCACAAGTTCCTTGGCTACCTCGAATCCACCAAAGTCATTGAGACCTTCCAAAAGCAAGCCAACAATTCTGAAGAGGgaattactatatttgtacCAAAAGATACTGCGTTTTCATCTCTTAAAAAGCCTTCTCTGTCCAATCTCACCAAGGACCAGCGCAAGTCACTGTTACTCTTTCATGGCTTACCACATTACTATACTTTAGCTGACTTCAACGAACTAAGCCAAAAGAGTCCGATTACAACATTTGCCGGTGAGCAGTACACTTTGAATTTTACTGATGCATCTGGCACTATCCACATAAGCTCAGGTTGGACCAACACAAAAGTGAGTAGCAGCGTGCTTTCGACCGATCCTGTTGCAGTTTACCAAGTTGATCACGTACTCCTTCCAGAGGCAATCTTTGGAACTGATTTCCCTCCTGCCCCAGCTCCAGTACCGACCCCTGACGTTGCTCCTGCTGCTGATACTCCATCTGCTGAAACTGAGGGCAGTGTTTCTCCATCATCGACGGAGTcaccatcttcttcctttagGGTTGGTGGAGGGGTACTCTGGATCCAGTTGGTTTTAGCAATTTCAGGTGGACTGCTCCTATTTTAGTGAGGAAGGATAAAGATGAACTATTTTCGCTACAGTTTAtgtctttcaattttgttcaaTGCAATGTTGTGAAGCTAGTATGTTCCTATTCTTTAATGCAATGGCGTACAACGGTTTTGTTAGTTCCATATTGCTCAGTGTATGACTGATGAAAGCttaatcttcattttctaaGACAAGTTTTAAAcggtagagagagagagagagagagagttaaaAATGAACAAgtaaacatttattataaaacaagctttttgtaatatattacaaaaaattgaaattcctaaaagtaaaattgtggTTCAATGACGGAACAACTAATGTTACAAAACCCAAAACTAAATTATCCTGGGACATTAGTGTGACAGCCTGAATAAACAATGGGTCAATCCAAAATTCTCTTTTCAATCTATACTAGATAGGAGAGATACCAGTTTCATCAAGGGTTTTCATCAGACTTTTCTTGTTCTGCTATGATCATTAGCATTTCAAGACGCTTATCAAAAAGTAGAGCACTTTCATCTCTCTTATCAAGTTCAGCAGCCTCAGCTTCAAGCCATTTTTCTCGTAGATCATCGAGAAGGTTGCCTTGATCTGTATTAACTGCAGCTCCTGGAGCGCTCGGAACTGTTGTACGGAGCGAGGAATCCCCAGACGGTGGAGGGAGTGTCAATAGCATCTCTCTGAATTCTCGAGTATCAGCAAATGTCTCAAAATTACAAGCTATTGTATCCAAACAATACTCGCGAATCTTGATAACACCATACCTGAAAGGTGAAAACCACTGATAGCTGAGTCCAAAGTTCAAGAACGTGTAAATATTTCAGTCAATTGTTACTCTACTAATAGCTCAAACTCATGGGATTACTTCAGCATCAGAAAGATGTAGGTTTTACAGTTTAAAAGTCAACTATGCAAGAGCTAATGATTTCTACAAAATTGAAGACACTTGAGGAGGATTGACATGAAAAACATTGACATACATGTCAGACAGTATTAGCCATTGGCACAGTTCTGCTGGAGGAACCATTTCCAATTGCGGCAGCAAAGCATCAGCTACAGCTCGCTTAAGAGGGAATAAAAGATATCGTGAAGCAGCATCGAACATTTCTTCTGCCT
Coding sequences:
- the LOC101208786 gene encoding fasciclin-like arabinogalactan protein 7, translated to MKLHMIFLFGIWLTLLCSSPVCARTAAKPPAASPIPAPVPAPAPAPAGDHVDLADLLTVAGPFHKFLGYLESTKVIETFQKQANNSEEGITIFVPKDTAFSSLKKPSLSNLTKDQRKSLLLFHGLPHYYTLADFNELSQKSPITTFAGEQYTLNFTDASGTIHISSGWTNTKVSSSVLSTDPVAVYQVDHVLLPEAIFGTDFPPAPAPVPTPDVAPAADTPSAETEGSVSPSSTESPSSSFRVGGGVLWIQLVLAISGGLLLF